One Acidobacteriota bacterium DNA segment encodes these proteins:
- the folP gene encoding dihydropteroate synthase, producing MSGTTHHLLRFADGGALELGPRSRVMGIVNVTPDSFSDGGRFDSVQQVVDTASRMVQAGADLLDIGGESTRPGATPVEATQESDRVLPIIESLTRDVDVRLSIDTRRADVARQALDAGAAIVNDVSSLADPGMLPLIVDRRVPVVLMHMRGKPETMQRSTHYDDVVGEVTDYLRERVAYAVAGGVSSDKIVVDPGIGFGKGLAGNLEVLRQLTSLRELGHPILIGASRKAFIGEILDTPVTERLVGSLAVAVWAATHGAHIVRAHDVAETVRALRVIDALRG from the coding sequence GTGTCCGGGACCACGCACCATCTTCTCCGTTTCGCGGATGGGGGTGCGTTGGAGTTGGGTCCGCGCTCGCGGGTGATGGGGATTGTAAACGTCACCCCCGACTCGTTTTCCGACGGTGGGCGCTTCGACTCCGTCCAACAGGTAGTCGACACCGCGAGCCGGATGGTGCAGGCCGGCGCCGACCTCCTCGACATCGGCGGCGAGAGTACTCGACCGGGGGCCACTCCCGTCGAAGCCACCCAGGAATCCGATCGGGTTCTACCGATCATCGAATCCCTCACCCGGGACGTGGACGTCCGACTGTCCATCGACACCCGACGGGCGGACGTCGCGCGTCAGGCACTCGATGCCGGTGCCGCGATCGTCAATGACGTCAGTTCCCTGGCGGATCCCGGGATGCTGCCACTGATCGTCGATCGTCGCGTCCCCGTCGTCTTGATGCACATGCGCGGCAAACCGGAGACCATGCAACGTTCGACCCACTACGACGATGTCGTCGGCGAGGTCACCGATTATCTTCGCGAACGCGTCGCATACGCTGTCGCAGGTGGAGTATCGAGTGATAAGATCGTTGTCGATCCGGGAATCGGATTCGGGAAGGGCCTCGCAGGCAACCTAGAGGTCCTTCGCCAGCTCACGTCGTTGCGGGAACTGGGACATCCGATCCTGATCGGCGCTTCACGAAAAGCGTTTATCGGCGAGATCCTCGACACGCCGGTTACGGAGAGGCTGGTCGGAAGTCTTGCCGTAGCGGTCTGGGCGGCGACTCACGGCGCACACATCGTGCGGGCCCACGACGTGGCAGAGACCGTAAGGGCTCTGCGGGTGATCGACGCGCTACGTGGCTGA
- the cdaA gene encoding diadenylate cyclase CdaA: protein MIERLNMALQPQGFSLWAFVDILLLAVIIYQLLLLVRGTRSFHMLVALVVLLLAYLVTSPELIPLAALHTVLGNVLLFIPIAVIVLFQGQIRQALANLGKNPLSALLPLRFDSNVIQEISLAAASLGSQRLGALIVIERHMGLKTFQETGIQLDAVVSYDLLMNIFTRRSPLHDGAVIIEKTRIKAASCYLPVTTNPQLSRTYGTRHRAAFGITEESDALAIVVSEERGVVSLLADGRMIEGLDARSLESELRGRLGAGGSGEESLRYA from the coding sequence ATGATCGAACGGCTCAACATGGCGCTGCAACCGCAGGGCTTCAGCCTGTGGGCATTCGTCGACATCCTGCTGCTGGCCGTCATCATTTACCAACTGCTCTTGCTGGTTCGCGGGACTCGCAGCTTCCACATGTTGGTGGCGCTGGTGGTTCTGCTGCTGGCCTACCTGGTGACCAGCCCCGAACTGATCCCCCTGGCGGCCCTCCACACGGTCCTGGGGAACGTGCTGCTGTTCATCCCGATCGCCGTCATCGTCCTGTTTCAGGGGCAGATCCGGCAGGCACTGGCCAACCTGGGCAAGAATCCCCTGTCGGCCTTGCTCCCGTTGCGCTTCGACTCCAACGTGATCCAGGAGATCTCGCTGGCCGCAGCCTCCCTCGGCAGCCAAAGACTGGGCGCGCTGATCGTCATCGAGCGACACATGGGATTGAAGACCTTCCAGGAGACCGGCATCCAACTGGACGCCGTGGTCTCCTACGATCTGTTGATGAATATCTTCACCCGCCGATCACCGCTCCATGACGGGGCCGTGATCATCGAGAAGACCCGAATCAAGGCCGCGTCGTGTTACCTGCCGGTGACCACCAACCCGCAACTCTCTCGAACCTACGGCACACGTCATCGCGCGGCGTTCGGCATCACCGAAGAGTCCGATGCCCTGGCGATCGTCGTCTCCGAGGAACGAGGTGTCGTCTCGTTGCTGGCCGACGGTCGGATGATCGAGGGTCTTGACGCTCGATCCCTGGAGAGCGAGCTCCGCGGCCGTCTCGGTGCCGGTGGCTCCGGCGAGGAGAGCCTCCGCTATGCCTGA
- a CDS encoding CdaR family protein: MPEGVTANWPLKLLALALAIGIWAWVSGEARMVRQFDVPLDVVVNADHVLGTPPPSTILVRLSGPETMMRRLGPAMSMALDLTGADIGRQEILLVPDDLVGAPSGALVELIEPGRLTVVLEPRAEAELPIEPTFLGQPPEGFAFYGATVRPDRVTVEGPDVLVSVMASVPTSPIRLDRHESSFEVIARVLPDQSTVHSLNPRPVQVSVEIDAAPIERSFGGIPVRIRGGNNLYRLQNSRANVTVSGPPSVIDLLDRDQIVLYVQPSDGVPTTGSVALPIEVEWLLDEEQGANRLSVKKLQPREATLLLKGETQI; the protein is encoded by the coding sequence ATGCCTGAGGGAGTCACCGCCAACTGGCCCCTCAAGCTGTTGGCACTGGCGTTGGCCATCGGAATCTGGGCCTGGGTCAGCGGCGAGGCGCGGATGGTTCGGCAGTTCGATGTCCCGCTGGACGTGGTCGTCAACGCCGATCATGTCCTGGGAACCCCGCCACCAAGCACGATCCTGGTCCGTCTCAGTGGCCCCGAGACGATGATGCGACGACTCGGGCCTGCGATGTCCATGGCTCTGGATCTCACGGGTGCCGACATCGGTCGCCAGGAGATCCTGCTGGTCCCCGATGACCTCGTCGGCGCCCCCAGCGGCGCGCTGGTGGAGCTGATCGAACCCGGACGGCTGACGGTGGTGCTCGAACCGCGGGCCGAGGCCGAGCTTCCCATCGAGCCGACCTTCCTCGGACAACCTCCGGAGGGTTTTGCGTTCTACGGTGCGACCGTTCGACCGGATCGAGTCACCGTCGAGGGGCCCGACGTTCTGGTGTCGGTGATGGCCTCCGTGCCCACCTCGCCGATCCGGCTGGATCGTCACGAGTCGTCCTTCGAGGTGATTGCCCGTGTACTCCCGGATCAGTCGACCGTTCATTCGCTCAATCCGCGACCGGTGCAGGTCAGTGTCGAGATTGACGCCGCTCCCATCGAGCGCTCGTTCGGCGGCATCCCGGTCCGGATCCGAGGGGGCAACAACCTCTACCGTCTGCAGAACAGCCGGGCCAACGTCACCGTCAGCGGCCCACCGAGCGTGATCGATCTACTGGACCGCGATCAGATCGTGTTGTATGTCCAGCCGTCCGACGGGGTACCGACAACCGGTTCGGTCGCCCTCCCCATCGAGGTCGAGTGGTTGCTCGACGAGGAGCAAGGGGCCAACCGCCTGTCGGTCAAGAAACTTCAGCCTCGAGAAGCGACCCTCCTTCTCAAGGGAGAGACCCAGATTTGA
- the glmM gene encoding phosphoglucosamine mutase has product MKRLFGTDGIRGVAGEYPLDPSTVRQFGVALGEALRESGKGDAGVLLGRDTRESGTWIRDAVAAGLRTHDITVRDAGVISTPGLAWGIRRGSYDAGVMISASHNPFLDNGLKVFGGSGFKLSDKLEAEIERKILDHGCDDPGEDVVPVENDPGTTGPYTEWLQALLAGGRFAGLKLVLDCANGSAAAIAPQVFRHYGAEVHTLGTEPDGKNINLDCGSLHLDTLGETVKSRGADLGLAFDGDADRCLAVDARGRTIDGDMILYLIARSLKRRDQLPGNAVVATIMSNYWLEDTLGKEGMTLERTAVGDKYVLERMLENQVALGGEQSGHVIAREHATTGDGILTAVMLVDTLLDEPETTVEILDRIQPYPQLLKNVRVREKPDLRMHPVIGPVVQEVESALEGQGRVVLRYSGTEPVARVMVEGRDSGLVSRQVDVLVTLIERELGA; this is encoded by the coding sequence TTGAAACGACTGTTCGGGACCGACGGCATCCGTGGGGTGGCCGGCGAGTACCCTCTTGACCCTTCCACCGTTCGCCAGTTCGGTGTGGCGCTAGGCGAGGCCCTGCGCGAATCCGGCAAGGGTGACGCCGGGGTTCTCCTCGGCCGTGACACCCGTGAGTCGGGGACTTGGATCCGTGACGCGGTCGCCGCCGGCCTACGCACCCACGACATCACCGTTCGCGACGCCGGCGTGATCTCGACACCGGGGCTGGCCTGGGGCATCCGCCGGGGATCGTACGACGCGGGCGTGATGATCTCCGCAAGTCACAACCCGTTCCTCGACAACGGCCTGAAGGTCTTCGGCGGCAGCGGGTTCAAGCTCAGCGACAAGCTGGAAGCCGAGATCGAACGGAAGATCCTCGATCATGGCTGTGACGATCCCGGTGAGGACGTCGTACCCGTAGAGAACGATCCGGGCACGACCGGTCCTTACACGGAGTGGCTGCAGGCGTTGCTCGCCGGCGGACGATTCGCGGGACTGAAGCTTGTGCTGGACTGTGCAAACGGTTCCGCGGCCGCCATCGCGCCCCAGGTCTTCCGTCACTACGGGGCCGAGGTCCACACACTCGGGACCGAACCCGACGGGAAGAACATCAACCTCGACTGTGGATCGCTCCATCTCGACACGTTAGGCGAGACGGTCAAGAGCCGTGGTGCCGACCTGGGTCTCGCGTTCGATGGCGATGCCGATCGCTGTCTTGCCGTGGATGCCCGCGGTCGGACCATCGACGGCGACATGATCCTCTACCTCATCGCCCGCAGCCTGAAACGTCGCGACCAACTCCCCGGCAACGCCGTGGTCGCGACAATCATGAGCAACTACTGGCTCGAGGATACGCTGGGCAAGGAGGGCATGACCCTCGAACGCACGGCCGTCGGCGACAAGTACGTCCTCGAACGGATGCTCGAGAATCAGGTCGCCCTGGGCGGCGAGCAGTCCGGTCACGTCATCGCCCGGGAACACGCGACCACCGGGGACGGCATCCTGACGGCCGTCATGCTGGTCGACACGCTCCTGGACGAGCCGGAGACGACGGTCGAGATCCTCGATCGGATCCAACCCTACCCACAGCTCTTGAAGAACGTCCGGGTGCGTGAAAAGCCCGATCTTCGCATGCACCCCGTGATCGGCCCGGTGGTCCAGGAAGTCGAATCTGCGCTTGAGGGGCAGGGACGCGTCGTTCTGCGATATTCTGGAACCGAACCGGTGGCCCGTGTCATGGTGGAGGGTCGCGACTCGGGACTGGTATCCCGACAGGTCGACGTCCTCGTCACCCTGATAGAACGCGAGCTGGGAGCCTGA
- a CDS encoding DUF429 domain-containing protein, producing the protein MKYLGADISRPVADGGTTPHTVVSLNDDGRQSRVDHVATLPAVASAVGSLVGEEPFLLGVNLAIVVPTRAARTRAVENVIRKRFGVRLPAGGRSSQTGGVAGESLLAGMATAGRPCLPYPDRDRRQGSLAESYPELILKCLMWEIEPLAEGRPHADREACFRALTPPAYRRRQLSARTSWTEHAVILEQLLRRVRPVLPTDGVDLFDTLRSADDADSVERVAAIFDATLLALTARRYVEAPETCLFLGDRESGYTIVPADPLIRGLGVSERRPRVDALFPQASLRERLGRTARVRSMDLLDVPGRPHRLEATFSETPAYEFDNLDEMVWWKHCRHLTGPILPTEGLSELSVALGKPDGDDKPVLRLVRSRHRTLSFRFEPPGQWRHRVPTRDGGTYPFTILRAVYETLPAE; encoded by the coding sequence TTGAAGTACCTCGGGGCGGACATTTCTCGCCCCGTCGCCGACGGAGGCACGACACCTCACACCGTCGTGTCGCTGAACGACGACGGACGGCAGTCCAGGGTGGATCATGTCGCCACCCTCCCCGCCGTCGCGTCTGCCGTCGGGTCGCTTGTCGGGGAAGAGCCGTTCCTCCTTGGCGTCAACCTGGCGATCGTCGTTCCGACCCGCGCCGCTCGAACCCGAGCGGTAGAGAACGTCATTCGCAAACGGTTCGGCGTCCGACTGCCGGCGGGCGGACGTTCTTCGCAGACCGGCGGCGTTGCCGGCGAGTCGCTGCTTGCCGGCATGGCGACCGCTGGTCGACCCTGTCTGCCCTACCCCGATCGAGACCGGCGTCAGGGAAGTCTCGCCGAGTCGTATCCCGAACTGATCCTCAAGTGTCTGATGTGGGAGATCGAACCCCTCGCCGAGGGTCGCCCGCATGCCGATCGCGAGGCCTGCTTTCGCGCGCTCACTCCCCCGGCGTATCGTCGACGCCAACTCTCCGCGCGGACCAGCTGGACCGAGCACGCGGTGATCCTGGAACAGCTCCTTCGTCGCGTACGACCGGTGCTGCCCACAGACGGCGTGGATCTATTCGACACTTTACGTTCCGCCGACGACGCCGACAGCGTCGAACGGGTGGCGGCGATCTTCGATGCGACGTTGTTGGCGCTGACCGCCCGTCGCTACGTCGAGGCGCCGGAGACCTGTCTGTTCCTGGGTGATCGCGAGTCGGGGTACACCATCGTTCCGGCAGACCCGTTGATCCGCGGTCTCGGTGTCAGCGAGCGACGCCCACGGGTCGACGCGCTGTTCCCGCAGGCTTCATTACGAGAGCGGCTGGGGCGCACGGCTCGCGTCCGCTCGATGGATCTCCTGGATGTGCCGGGCCGACCGCATCGTCTCGAAGCGACCTTCTCCGAGACCCCGGCCTACGAGTTCGACAATCTGGACGAGATGGTGTGGTGGAAACATTGCCGCCATCTCACGGGCCCGATACTCCCCACCGAGGGACTGAGCGAGCTCTCCGTCGCGCTGGGCAAGCCCGACGGCGACGATAAACCGGTGCTGCGTCTCGTCCGCAGTCGTCACCGGACCCTCTCGTTTCGATTCGAACCGCCCGGTCAATGGCGTCATCGTGTCCCGACCCGAGATGGGGGCACCTACCCGTTCACCATCCTGCGGGCCGTCTACGAGACCCTCCCTGCGGAATGA
- a CDS encoding tetratricopeptide repeat protein, whose amino-acid sequence MGRLRGSNLVIVVLVLALLSGPHVSMAGDAGELRTEAFERLNRGVNAYKKGRFDEAIEHLTVASNIALNNFRIYYYLGLALNGGRRYDDALKVLAVALDLEPDHLEANVAVGNSWLKLGDLSEAQAAYTLALKLRPEHASALDGLARIAEAQSKDREATLTYRRALASNPGYAPAYTHLGSLHLRLEQYEEAVELLEEAVSVRPDFADGMNRLAQAYNRLGLRNQAIATIQRAIELEPFNPAHIATFGWLQLDQNYPDSAVRLFTQAVEIDHAHPSAQRGHAEIARRDGQYDVALEHLKIAIDDPRLGALTRLDLETFAGEIQEEQVAHQALQARFEDGTATESDHGEMAAIMARRARWPQAVTLQRQAGDSASSQERLAYMLFEAQEYLESRKLYTQLAAESDRADLFVNEGVCAAVVGDDPGAVTAFRNALQRNPDLSAAQLYLANALLRLGKIDSASVAYDAFLADNRTGESAERVRRILKQIAPSAEGETP is encoded by the coding sequence ATGGGTCGACTACGCGGATCAAACCTTGTCATCGTCGTTCTGGTGCTGGCGCTGCTGTCGGGTCCTCACGTCTCCATGGCAGGCGACGCCGGCGAGCTACGGACCGAGGCGTTCGAACGGCTGAACAGGGGCGTCAACGCCTATAAGAAGGGGCGCTTCGACGAGGCGATCGAGCATCTCACCGTCGCCAGCAACATCGCCCTCAATAACTTTCGCATCTATTACTACCTGGGCCTGGCGTTGAATGGCGGACGTCGCTACGACGACGCTCTCAAGGTTCTCGCTGTCGCTCTGGATCTCGAGCCGGATCATCTGGAGGCCAACGTCGCCGTCGGCAACAGCTGGTTGAAGCTGGGAGATCTTTCGGAGGCTCAGGCCGCCTACACGTTGGCGCTGAAGCTACGGCCGGAACATGCCTCGGCCCTGGACGGTCTGGCCCGTATCGCCGAGGCTCAGTCGAAGGATCGCGAGGCGACCCTGACCTATCGGCGGGCCCTGGCAAGCAATCCCGGCTACGCCCCGGCGTATACCCATCTCGGCAGCCTGCACCTCCGACTGGAGCAATATGAGGAGGCCGTCGAACTCCTGGAAGAGGCGGTCTCGGTGCGACCGGACTTCGCCGACGGCATGAACCGGCTGGCCCAGGCCTACAACCGCCTGGGGCTAAGGAATCAGGCTATCGCGACGATCCAGCGGGCCATCGAGCTGGAGCCGTTCAACCCCGCGCACATCGCCACGTTCGGCTGGCTGCAACTGGATCAGAACTACCCTGACAGCGCCGTACGACTGTTTACCCAGGCCGTCGAGATCGACCACGCTCATCCATCGGCCCAACGGGGTCATGCCGAGATCGCTCGACGGGACGGCCAGTACGACGTCGCGCTGGAACACCTGAAGATCGCCATCGACGATCCCCGGCTGGGCGCGCTGACCCGGCTCGACCTCGAGACCTTCGCCGGCGAGATCCAGGAGGAACAGGTCGCCCACCAGGCATTGCAGGCGCGCTTCGAGGACGGCACGGCCACCGAGTCCGATCACGGCGAGATGGCGGCGATCATGGCCCGTCGTGCACGCTGGCCCCAGGCCGTCACATTGCAACGGCAGGCCGGCGACAGCGCTTCGTCTCAGGAGCGATTGGCCTACATGTTGTTTGAAGCCCAGGAGTACCTGGAGTCCCGCAAGCTCTACACCCAACTGGCGGCGGAATCCGATCGTGCCGACCTGTTCGTCAACGAGGGCGTCTGCGCCGCGGTGGTCGGCGATGATCCGGGTGCCGTGACCGCATTCCGCAACGCGTTGCAACGGAACCCCGACCTCTCCGCGGCCCAACTCTACCTTGCCAACGCGCTCCTCCGTCTTGGCAAGATCGACTCGGCGAGTGTGGCCTACGATGCGTTTCTTGCCGACAACCGCACCGGCGAGTCGGCGGAGCGGGTCCGTCGGATCCTGAAACAGATCGCACCGTCGGCCGAGGGAGAGACCCCATGA
- a CDS encoding VWA domain-containing protein, with protein sequence MRPLRLIFLSSVVLALFTGSVTAQDSTRRKGFSITIAEPPNQTVVFGRTKIVADLKSTDASQVERVEFIVGDTVVFVDRESPWEYFHDFGAGDRSNIVKVVAHHIEGVTVSDTIVTRKLRFVTVDRVNRVLLWVTATDKKGDLITDLEEDDFVLNENGEPQKIIDFYREDRPITMAILVDTSGSMRDKLKDVHEAAGDFVSTLRPEDKALVIDFNANVFLIQDLTADHEALRKSIESTEAFANTALYDALHASYRRIGDIEGRKAIVVLSDGEDTISQFSYQRVLKEAKSNNTMIFSIGLGYGGGGADTNVLKELSASTGGQFFYAKKPQQLVEIYARIAEELRAQFYISYSTNNEKWDGHWIKLKVHSKRDDVSIRARRGYFAVRREDG encoded by the coding sequence ATGAGACCGCTTCGTCTAATCTTTCTCTCTTCCGTCGTGCTGGCGTTGTTTACCGGATCCGTGACCGCACAGGATTCGACCCGCAGGAAAGGGTTCTCGATCACCATCGCCGAACCACCCAACCAGACGGTCGTCTTCGGTCGCACGAAGATCGTCGCGGATCTCAAGTCCACCGATGCCTCGCAGGTCGAACGGGTGGAGTTCATCGTCGGCGACACGGTGGTCTTCGTCGATCGGGAGTCCCCGTGGGAGTACTTCCACGACTTCGGCGCCGGCGATCGCAGCAACATCGTCAAGGTCGTCGCCCATCACATCGAGGGCGTGACGGTCAGCGACACGATCGTCACCCGCAAGTTGCGTTTCGTGACGGTGGATCGGGTCAATAGAGTCCTGTTGTGGGTCACCGCCACCGACAAGAAGGGCGATCTGATTACGGACCTGGAGGAAGACGACTTCGTCCTCAACGAGAACGGCGAACCGCAGAAGATCATCGATTTCTATCGTGAGGATCGTCCGATCACCATGGCGATCCTGGTCGATACGTCGGGCTCGATGCGAGACAAGCTGAAGGATGTGCACGAAGCCGCCGGCGATTTCGTCAGCACGTTACGTCCGGAAGACAAGGCGCTCGTCATCGACTTCAACGCCAATGTCTTTCTGATCCAGGATCTGACCGCGGATCACGAGGCGCTGCGAAAGTCCATCGAGAGCACCGAGGCCTTCGCCAACACCGCGCTGTATGACGCGTTGCACGCCAGCTATCGTCGGATCGGAGATATCGAGGGTCGCAAGGCCATCGTGGTGCTGTCGGATGGTGAGGACACGATCAGCCAATTCAGCTATCAGCGTGTGTTGAAGGAAGCCAAGTCCAACAACACGATGATCTTCTCTATCGGACTGGGCTACGGCGGTGGCGGCGCAGACACCAATGTGTTGAAGGAGCTTTCAGCCTCCACCGGTGGACAGTTCTTCTACGCCAAGAAGCCGCAGCAGCTTGTGGAGATCTACGCCCGTATCGCCGAGGAGCTACGGGCCCAGTTCTATATCTCGTACTCAACCAATAACGAGAAGTGGGACGGCCACTGGATCAAGTTGAAGGTCCACAGCAAGCGCGACGACGTCTCGATCCGTGCCCGGCGTGGTTACTTCGCCGTCCGTCGGGAAGACGGCTAG